A window of the Sciurus carolinensis chromosome 19 unlocalized genomic scaffold, mSciCar1.2 SUPER_34, whole genome shotgun sequence genome harbors these coding sequences:
- the LOC124973551 gene encoding olfactory receptor 2L13-like: MEKWNQTSNDFILLGLLHPNQTGLLLLLLIIFVFVLACLGNSGMTALILLDPRLHTPMYFLLSQLSLMDLMYISTTVPKMVSNFLSGHKNISFLGCGVQIFFFVTLACSEGLLLASMAYDRFVAICHPLHYPIRMSKIMCLKLILGSWTLSSINSLAHTIYTFQIPYCRSRAINHFYCDIPAMMPLACMDTWVYEYMVFVSAVLFLLIPFLGITVSYGRVLLAVYHMRSKEGRKKAYTTCSTHLTVVIFYYAPFVYTYLRSKNLRSPEEDKILAVFYSVLTPMLNPIVYSLRNKEVLGAMRRVFGMFSSRKK; the protein is encoded by the coding sequence atggagaaatggaaccaaacttcaaatgatttcattttgttgGGACTGTTACATCCAAACCAAACTGGCCTACTTCTCTTGCTCCTGATCATCTTTGTGTTTGTCCTCGCCTGTTTGGGGAACTCAGGAATGACTGCTCTCATCCTCTTGGACCCCCggctccacactcccatgtactttcTCCTTAGCCAGCTCTCCCTCATGGACCTGATGTACATCTCCACCACTGTCCCCAAGATGGTGTCCAACTTCCTTTCTGGTCACAAGAACATCTCCTTCCTGGGGTGTGGTgtacaaattttcttctttgtgacaTTGGCATGTTCTGAAGGCTTACTCCTGGCctccatggcctatgaccgctttgtggccatctgtcaccctcTCCACTATCCCATCCGCATGAGTAAAATCATGTGTCTGAAGTTGATCCTGGGATCCTGGACACTGAGTTCCATCAACTCCTTGGCACACACCATCTACACTTTTCAAATTCCTTACTGCAGATCCAGGGCCATCAATCATTTCTACTGTGACATCCCAGCTATGATGCCTCTGGCCTGCATGGACACCTGGGTCTATGAGTACATGGTGTTTGTGAGTGCCGTCCTCTTTCTCCTCATTCCTTTCCTTGGCATCACTGTGTCCTATGGACGGGTCCTGCTTGCTGTCTACCACATGCGctcaaaagagggaaggaaaaaggccTATACCACGTGCTCCACACATTTAACTGTGGTGATCTTTTACTATGCTCCTTTTGTCTACACTTATCTGCGGTCCAAGAATCTCCGCTCACCTGAAGAAGACAAGATTCTTGCAGTTTTTTACAGTGTCCTCACTCCCATGCTCAATCCCATTGTTTACAGCCTGAGGAATAAGGAGGTACTGGGTGCCATGAGAAGAGTGTTTGGGATGTTCTCCTCTAGGAAGAAATGA